TCTGTGGCGCGCGCCAACAGTGTCGGCAGTGTTTTGGTCAGAAATGGTGTAAATCCTGGGCGCATTATTGCCATTGGCCGCGGTGAAGATGAGCCCGTTGCCTCGAACTTAACACCATCTGGGCGTACACAAAATCGCCGTGTAGAAATTGTAATTCTTCCCCTCGTAGGGAACTAATTTCTCGTCTCGCTCCGGATGACGACCTGCCCCGGCTTTATGCCGGGGTTTTTTGGGGGTCTGGTTATCTGATCCCAACGGGCGCGATCCAAAAATAACAGATGCTGACCTGCCAAGCCTACAGCCGTTCAAAGACCAGTTGTAATATCGCCGAAAGCGCAGAGGCATCCTGCGCATCAAATGCATTGGGTTGATCGCTGTCGATATCAAACACAGCAATCAGCGAACCTTGCCCATTGATGACCGGGATAACCAATTCGGATCTGGTGGAGCTGGAACAGGCAATATGGTCTTCAAAAGTCTCAACATCGGCTATGATCTGTATCTCTTGGCTGCGGGCCGCAGCGCCGCATACCCCGCGTGAAAAAGGAATGACCAAACACCCATGGCCCCCTTGATAGGGGCCGATTTTCAGCATCTGCGGCTCTGTCACCCGATAAAATCCGGTCCAGTCAAAGCGCTCATCGCTATGATGCACTTCACAGGCAATGGTGGCCATCAACGCAATTTCATCAGTTTCATGTTCGCACAGCGCCGCAATGCGCTGCGACAAAGCCGAATAATCAACCACTTTAAGGTCGCTCAATGGCAATAGCAGTGCCCTCGCCGCCGCCGATACACACGGCGGCCACACCACGCTTTAAATCATAGCGCTCAAGCGCATGCAGCAAGGTGACAATGATGCGCGCGCCAGAGGCCCCTATAGGGTGACCAAGCGCGCAGGCTCCACCGTGAATATTAAGCCGGTCGCGCGCCACACCCATGTCCCGCATAAAGGCCATCGGTACAACGGCAAAGGCTTCGTTGACTTCCCAAAGGTCTACATCCGCAACGCTCCAACCGATGCGTTCAAGCAGTTTTTGGGCGGCCGGAACCGGCGCAGTGGTAAACCAGCCCGGCGCTTGCGCATGGCTGGCATGTCCCAAGATACGGGCGCGCTGGGGAAGATGATGCGCCTCGGCATAGGTTTGCGAGGCAAGGATCAATGCCGCCGCCCCGTCGGATATGGATGAGGCATTGGCCGGCGTGACTGTGCCGTCCTTTCGAAAGGCAGGCTTCAGCTGGGGAATTTTTTCCGGTCTTGCCTTGCCCGGTTGTTCATCCGCCGCCACTATCTCTGTGGTGCGCCGTGATACGACTTCGAACGGCGAAATTTCAGCGTCAAATGCACCACTTTCCTGCGCCTTGAGCGCATTGGACAATGACGCAAGCGCGAACTCATCCTGCGCCTGACGGGTAAATTGATATTTTTCTGCGCAATCTTCTGCGAAGCTGCCCATCAAACGGCCAGGCTCATAAGCATCCTCAAGACCATCAAGAAACATATGATCGGTGACGCGGTCATGGCCTATGCGTGCGCCGCCACGCATTTTTGGCAGTATATAAGGCGCGTTTGACATGCTTTCCATCCCGCCAACTGCCATAATCTCTGAGCCACCAAGAGCGATTTGATCAAAGCCCATCATGGTGGTTTTCATCCCCGAACCGCACATTTTATTCACAGTTGTCGCGGGCACTTCTTCGCCCAATCCTGCGGCAAACCCCGCTTGCCGCGCAGGCGCTTGCCCTTGGCCTGCGGGCAAAACATTACCCATGATCAGCTCATCAACAGTACTGACCCCGGCGCCCTGCATCGCGGCGCGGATCGCCGAGCCACCAAGCTTTGCCGCAGAAACATCGTTAAAGTCGCCCTGAAAACCGCCCATGGGCGTTCTAGACGCTCCACTTATCACAACATTTTGCACCCGATTGCTCCTTGTCTTATTCCACCGCAAGCATACAGAAAAGTAACCTTTGCCGTCTAGTGTTTCTCTGACGCTATTCATCAAAGGACATACCATGCAGATAAGCCAAAAGAAATGTGGGGATATCTTGACGCTCTTGGTAGAAACCGAGCGCATTGATGCCGCCAGTGCGATCGCGTTTAAGGATTTGATCCGAGATGCTGCGCAAACGTCGCCGCCGCGGGTCATTTTGGATCTTAGCAAGGTCACATTTGTCGATTCAAGCGGGCTTGGCGCAATCGTCAATGCCAAAAAAGCCCTAGGTCCGGAAACACGCCTTGATCTTTGCACCCTTAGCGGCGCAGTGGACAAGGTTTTCAAACTGACCCGAATGGACAGTGTGTTTGATATTTATCCCGGTCTTGATCAGGCGCTCTCTGGGCCATCGGCCAGTTAGGAAAGATTGGCGGCGATGAGCAAAGGATGCTATTCTATGCACTTAAACCAGCCCAAAGATTTTCTTTCAGTGCGCGGCGCCTTAGCTAAGATTCGGAGTGATTTTTTGCATCAGGGTCATAGTGATGTGCAGTTTTTAAAAATTGAAATGGTTCTGGCAGAGGCTTTGAATAATATAGCAGAGCATGGCGGCCCCAATGTTCACAAAAGCCCAATTACCATCAAATGGCAGTATGAACAGGGTCTTTTCTGCGCAACACTAAAAGATAATGGGCGCCCCTATTCGACCGCAGTTATCCCCGACACAGGCAGTCCAAGACCAAATGTTGACGACAAGAATTTACCCGAGGGCGGGTTCGGATGGCATATCATTTCTCAGCTTTGTGATACTGTGCGCTATCAAAGAAGCGCTGGTCAAAATAATTTGGTTATTGGCATAAGGGCTTAAGTCGCCCCCCCGAACTAACGACAAGTTCATTTTTACTGCCACAAACTTACCTTTTTTCCCACCCATTGCAGCCGCAAAGGCCCGGTAGACCAGTTCATGAGCTTAACATGGCTTATCTCGGCGCCGCGTCTATTTTTGCCCCCACAGATGCGGTGCCGAGGTTTCACATTCCCCTTCTTTGAAAATCTGTTGCCTTACAATCACTTTGGCCTATGCTTCATTGGGCTATAGGGAATAAAGGGATGAGGCATGCGTGATTTTCATCGGCCAGGACGCTCGGCGGTGTTTGCCGGAAATGGCATGTGTGCCACATCCCATCCTCTGGCTGCAAAAACCGCTATTGATATTTTACAAAGCGGTGGAAACGCCATGGATGCGGCCATTGCCGGGGCAGTTTTGCTTGGGCTGTGCGAGCCGCAAATGACCGGCATCGGCGGGGATTGTTTTGTGCTTTTTTCCCCACCCGGTTCAGACGCCATCAAAGCCATGAACGGATCGGGTTGTGCGCCCAGCGCGCAATCTGCCACTGACATGCGTAGCAGAGGTTTAAACCATGTTCCCGAGCATAGCGCAGAGGCGGTCACCGTTCCGGGCGCAATAGATGCATTTTGCCAATTAAGTAACGATTGGGGCAAACTCGGACTTGAGGCCCTTTTGGCCCCCTCAATTAATTATGCCGAAAATGGCGTACCCGTGGCCCCACGGGTAGCACTGGACTGGGCCGGTCTAACCTCAAAACTGCATGTCTCTGCGCAAAAGGATTATCTTATAGATGGTAAAGCCCCCTTGCCCGGCGATATGTTTTTCGCCCCCAAACAAGCGAAAGTCCTACGCCGGATTGCCGCCAAAGGACGCGATGGGTTTTATTGCGGAGAAGTGGCTGATGATATGGTGCAATCGCTCACCGCGTTTGGCGGGGCACATCAGCTAAGCGATTTTGCTGACCAGAAAGCGTTTTATACCCACCCTATACGTGGAACCTACAACGGCGTTGATCTGGTAGAGCATCCACCAAATGGCCAAGGCGCAACGGCAATTTTACTGCTTAATATCCTATCTCACTTCGATCTCGCGGCGCTGCCTCCATTTGGGGCAGTGCGCACCCATATGGAAACCGAAGCAACAAAACTTGCCTATCAAGCGCGTAATGCAATTATTGCAGACCCTGCGAACACAGAGGGGCTTGAGCAAATGCTATCTGTAGAATTTGCGCAGAAGCTGGCAGGCGAGATTAGCCTTACCTCTGCCGGGCAAGCCCCAAACCCGATCATCGAAGCGGTTCACAAAGATACCATCTATATCACGGTTGTTGATCAAGACAGGTTGTCTGTTTCGCTTATCTATTCCATCTTTCACGGCTTTGGGTCAGGTTTGGCCAGTGACAAATATGGCATATTGTTCCAAAATCGCGGGGCAGGTTTTAACCTTATACCAAACCACCCTAATGAGCTCAAAGGCGGGGCACGACCAATGCATACCATTATACCGGGTATGCTCTGCAAAGCTGGAAAGCCAATAATGCCTTTTGGCGTTATGGGCGGCCAGTATCAGCCAACAGGACATGCCCGGCTCATCAGCAATATTTTTGATTTCGGGCTTTCGCCTCAGGATGCAATTGATGCGCCGCGCAGCTTTTATGATCGCGACACCTTAAAGTTAGAGCGGGGTTATGCGCAAAACGTAGTTCAGGAACTTGCTGATTTGGGCCATTCTGTGACCCAAGACATTGAACCGATTGGCGGCGCACAAGCCATTAGGATTTTGCAAAACGGTGTTTTAGAGGGCGCATCAGACCCGCGCAAAGATGGATGTGCCTTGGGGTATTGAACCCTCACATAGCTTAATTAAGCTGAAAGTGAAGCGGGTATTGACCGTTTTGAAACGGGCCAAACAAATCGGGAATGTCCGGATGATCCACAGGCTCGCCGGATACATCTTCTACCAAGTTTTGCTCTGACACATAGGCTACGTAAAAACTGTGATCATTTTCTGCAAGCAAATGATAATAGGGTTGCTCGCGGACCGGACGGTGGTCCTCGGGAATAGACTCATACCAATCGTCCGTATTGCTAAACTCGGGATCAACATCAAAAATAACGCCCCTAAAAGGGTGCTTTTTGTGACGCACGACCTGGCCCAGATGATATTTCGCGTTTTTGCTAAACATATGCCTATGCACTATAAGGGCTTTGGATCGCTTTCAAGAGGATTTTCTCGTATAAAAGCAACTAAATTTAACACAAACAAATTGTCTTTCTTGGTAAAACAAGGATTTATAGGGTCTGCGAGCGACAATTTTCTGTATCGGCAAATATTGTTCAAACCATTGTAGTTTGCTCTGAGAATCACTTTAAAAAAATGGCGAAATTTGCTATACTAATTTCTAAAGATCAAAAATAGATCGAGCAGCATATGTTAAAACTATTCTACGCCTTCCTTTTGGTGCTTTTTGTGGCATCCTGCGGAATTATGACGCCGGGCAGCGCGCCGAGAAACCTTGATAATGCCTGCTCGATCGTACAGCAGCGGCCACAGTATCTGCGGGCGTTCAAAGCCACTGAACGCAAATGGGGCGTTCCGGTAAATGTGCAAATGGCCATCATTCATCAGGAAAGCAAATTCAAAAAAGCCGCAAAAACACCACGAAAATATTTTCTTGGGGTGATTCCGAACGGCCGCCAAAGTTCAGCCTATGGCTTTGCCCAAGCTTTGGATGGAACCTGGTCTGAATACAAAGAGTCCACCGGACGTTTTGCAGCCCGGCGCAGCAGTATTCGCGATGCTGCCGATTTCATGGGCTGGTATATGACCGAAACCAAACGCCGCAGCGGGGTCGCACTGTCGGATGCGCGCAATCAATATCTGGCCTATCATGAGGGCCAGGGTGGATTTATGCGCGGCACTCATCTTAAAAAGTCATGGCTGCTAGCGGTTGCTGATAAAGTGGCTGACCGCTCGGCAACATACCGCCGGCAACTTAAAAGCTGTGGGAAAATCTAGCGATTTTTACGGCGTTCTGTGTTTAGCAGAATATTGAACAGGCTATCGCCCAATTCGTTTCCAGTGACAAAGTCATTAAGTACAACAACCGTTTGATCACCGTTTTGATCCTCGATCACCCATTGCCTTAATTGCGGCTCTGGTCCGGTAAAGATCAGCGCGATTTTGCCGCGCTCTGGATGCTTGGGGTCTTGCACACCCAAAATGGTCGAGGTGCCATCAAACCGATGAGCCGTCACCATTCTTTCGCGGGCCAAATCAAGATCATCTGCCAGAATGAGGCCGAGCGGTGTTTTGCTTAGGGGATAGGTTTCCGGACCGGCGTCACCTTTGGGATCAAAGATTGCCAACTCACCACCAGCAGCCAAAACCAGGGCGTCATTTGGCGGATCATATTCAAACCGAATGCGGCCCGGTCTTTTGATGTAAATCGCCCCTGTCGCCAAGCTGCCATCCATATTAATCTGGGTAAATTCGGCCTCAACCGTCCGCAAATCGTTCAAATAGTCCGATAATGTCGAAAGCGGCAAGATATCTGCCCGTAGTGGATGTGCTGAGAAGCTTATAAATCCGAGCACTAAAAAGATATTTTTTAAAACCATGACACCATCTTAAGCAAAACCGCTCCGGCGACCAGCCCAAATAGCTTCTTGTAACAACGCTGGGCAAGTTATTGCTGTTCAGGCACTAGAATTTCGCGTTTTCCAACATGGTTTGAGGCGCTGACAAGACCGGCATCTTCCATTTGCTCGACAAGCCGGGCAGCTTTGTTATAGCCGATGGCAAGCTTGCGCTGGATATAGCTTGTTGAGCACTTGCGATCGCGTAGAACAATTGCCACCGCCTCATCA
The nucleotide sequence above comes from Rhodobacteraceae bacterium Araon29. Encoded proteins:
- a CDS encoding GAF domain-containing protein, whose translation is MATIACEVHHSDERFDWTGFYRVTEPQMLKIGPYQGGHGCLVIPFSRGVCGAAARSQEIQIIADVETFEDHIACSSSTRSELVIPVINGQGSLIAVFDIDSDQPNAFDAQDASALSAILQLVFERL
- a CDS encoding acetyl-CoA C-acyltransferase, producing MQNVVISGASRTPMGGFQGDFNDVSAAKLGGSAIRAAMQGAGVSTVDELIMGNVLPAGQGQAPARQAGFAAGLGEEVPATTVNKMCGSGMKTTMMGFDQIALGGSEIMAVGGMESMSNAPYILPKMRGGARIGHDRVTDHMFLDGLEDAYEPGRLMGSFAEDCAEKYQFTRQAQDEFALASLSNALKAQESGAFDAEISPFEVVSRRTTEIVAADEQPGKARPEKIPQLKPAFRKDGTVTPANASSISDGAAALILASQTYAEAHHLPQRARILGHASHAQAPGWFTTAPVPAAQKLLERIGWSVADVDLWEVNEAFAVVPMAFMRDMGVARDRLNIHGGACALGHPIGASGARIIVTLLHALERYDLKRGVAAVCIGGGEGTAIAIERP
- a CDS encoding anti-sigma factor antagonist (This anti-anti-sigma factor, or anti-sigma factor antagonist, belongs to a family that includes characterized members SpoIIAA, RsbV, RsfA, and RsfB.) — protein: MQISQKKCGDILTLLVETERIDAASAIAFKDLIRDAAQTSPPRVILDLSKVTFVDSSGLGAIVNAKKALGPETRLDLCTLSGAVDKVFKLTRMDSVFDIYPGLDQALSGPSAS
- a CDS encoding ATP-binding protein, with translation MSKGCYSMHLNQPKDFLSVRGALAKIRSDFLHQGHSDVQFLKIEMVLAEALNNIAEHGGPNVHKSPITIKWQYEQGLFCATLKDNGRPYSTAVIPDTGSPRPNVDDKNLPEGGFGWHIISQLCDTVRYQRSAGQNNLVIGIRA
- a CDS encoding gamma-glutamyltransferase, coding for MRDFHRPGRSAVFAGNGMCATSHPLAAKTAIDILQSGGNAMDAAIAGAVLLGLCEPQMTGIGGDCFVLFSPPGSDAIKAMNGSGCAPSAQSATDMRSRGLNHVPEHSAEAVTVPGAIDAFCQLSNDWGKLGLEALLAPSINYAENGVPVAPRVALDWAGLTSKLHVSAQKDYLIDGKAPLPGDMFFAPKQAKVLRRIAAKGRDGFYCGEVADDMVQSLTAFGGAHQLSDFADQKAFYTHPIRGTYNGVDLVEHPPNGQGATAILLLNILSHFDLAALPPFGAVRTHMETEATKLAYQARNAIIADPANTEGLEQMLSVEFAQKLAGEISLTSAGQAPNPIIEAVHKDTIYITVVDQDRLSVSLIYSIFHGFGSGLASDKYGILFQNRGAGFNLIPNHPNELKGGARPMHTIIPGMLCKAGKPIMPFGVMGGQYQPTGHARLISNIFDFGLSPQDAIDAPRSFYDRDTLKLERGYAQNVVQELADLGHSVTQDIEPIGGAQAIRILQNGVLEGASDPRKDGCALGY
- the hspQ gene encoding heat shock protein HspQ translates to MFSKNAKYHLGQVVRHKKHPFRGVIFDVDPEFSNTDDWYESIPEDHRPVREQPYYHLLAENDHSFYVAYVSEQNLVEDVSGEPVDHPDIPDLFGPFQNGQYPLHFQLN
- a CDS encoding transglycosylase SLT domain-containing protein — translated: MLKLFYAFLLVLFVASCGIMTPGSAPRNLDNACSIVQQRPQYLRAFKATERKWGVPVNVQMAIIHQESKFKKAAKTPRKYFLGVIPNGRQSSAYGFAQALDGTWSEYKESTGRFAARRSSIRDAADFMGWYMTETKRRSGVALSDARNQYLAYHEGQGGFMRGTHLKKSWLLAVADKVADRSATYRRQLKSCGKI
- a CDS encoding outer membrane lipoprotein carrier protein LolA: MVLKNIFLVLGFISFSAHPLRADILPLSTLSDYLNDLRTVEAEFTQINMDGSLATGAIYIKRPGRIRFEYDPPNDALVLAAGGELAIFDPKGDAGPETYPLSKTPLGLILADDLDLARERMVTAHRFDGTSTILGVQDPKHPERGKIALIFTGPEPQLRQWVIEDQNGDQTVVVLNDFVTGNELGDSLFNILLNTERRKNR